TTCGTGCTGCACCCGGGCGAGTTCGTGCTCGGCTCGACCCTGGAGCAGGTCGCGTTAGCCGACGACCTCGCCGGCCGGTTGGAAGGCAAGTCGTCGCTGGGCCGGCTTGGCCTGCTGACCCACTCGACCGCGGGCTTCATCGATCCGGGCTTTACCGGTCACATCACCCTTGAGCTGTCCAACGTCGCCAACCTGCCGATCACCCTGTGGCCCGGCATGAAGATCGGGCAGCTGTGCATCTTGCGACTGACCAGCCCGGCCGAACACCCGTACGGCAGTTCGCGGGTCGGCTCGAAGTACCAGGGGCAGCGGGGGCCGACGCCGTCTCGCTCCTATGAGAACTTCATAAGATCTACATAGCTTCGCCAGGGTGCCCGCACAGCTTTCCTGCGCGATTATTAGATAGTCAATGGTTTCTCCTCCGCCCGAGCATCGCTCGGCTAGCAACACCTTTGGAGGGGGTTGGTTTTGGATATCGTGCTCGGGGTTTCGATCGCGCCGACGTCGGTCCAGATGGTCGTGGTTGAAGGCGAGAACGCCGATGGCGCTTTGGTCGACGAGGATGAATTCCACGTCGCCGCGACCGACGACACAGAACCCACCGCTGTTCCCGATCGGGTGATCTCGGCAATCCTGGGCACCCGCGAGGGTGCGGCCGATGCCGGCCTTGAGCTGTCCTCGATCGGCGTGACATGGACCGACCAGCTGCACGCCGCCGTGCTACGCGACGCGCTGGCCGCATACAAACTCGAGAACGTCATGCTGGTCTCGGCGTTCCTTGCCGCCGCCGCGCTCGGCCAATCCGTCGGCGGCGCAATGGGTTACGAGACCACCGCTGTGCTGTTCGTGGAGCCCGACACCGCGACGCTGGCCGTCGTCGAGACTGCCGACGGTGCCATCACCGACGTCTACAGAGAACAGCTCGATCCCGAGTCCGACGAAGAGGCCACCGCACAACTCACCGGGATGATCTCCGGGCTCGAGGAGCTCGACCTGCCGCCGGGCGGCGTGTTCGTGGTCGGTTCGGATGTCAACATCGCCGCGATCAAGCCGGCGCTGGAGTCGGCGACCGCGTTGACGGTGAGCGTGCCGGAAGAGCCGGAAACGGCGCTGGCCCACGGGGCCGCGTTGGCGTCGGCGAACGCCCCGCTGTTCGCCTCGTCGACCGCGGCACTGGCTTACGCGCAAGACCCGGGCACCGGTGCCGTCCATCCGTCCGCCAGTCCCGAATACCTTGGCGTGACGTACCTTTCCGGCACCGAGCTCGACGAGCTGGCCTACAGCCTGATGCCGGACGACGACGCCGACGCTCCCACCGTCGTCATCAGCCCATCCGATCTTGACGATCCGGACGACGGCGAGCCCCGTCGCAGACCGATGCTGCTGCTCGGCAGTGGGATGGCGGTGGTTGCGATCAGCGCGGTGGTGGCGCTGGAGATCGCGCTGGCGATCGGCATCCGTACGACGGATATCGCGCTGCATCCGACCCCCAACCAAAGCCTCATCGTCCCGGCCCAACCGGCCCCCGCGGCGCCGCCCGTTCAGGCGTCCGCCCCAAGGCCGGAAGTGAGTGCGCCCCGGCCGATGGCGGCTCCTCAGCCGTTGAAGCCGCCGATGGCCGCAGCACTTCCGGCGGCCCCGCCGCCGTTGCCCGCGGCCCCGGCTCCCGCGGCCCCGGTACCGGTTGTGCTGCCTCCGGTAGTCCCGGCTCCCGTGCACCTGCCTGCTCCGAATTGGCTCATGGGCCCGCCGGTGATCCAGGCTCCGCCGCGGCTGATGCCCCCACTACCCGTGGAGCAACAACCGTTACCGGTCCGTGGTCAGTGGCCGGGCTGGGGCACGGACCCGCAGTCGCCCCCGCATCAAACTCCTCCCGAGTCAGGCCTGCCCGGCTCTGGCCCCGGTGGTCCAGGTGGTGGGCATTTTCCACCGCCTGGCTCAGGTTCGGGTGGTGCCAATGGTGGCGGTCCAGGTCATCTGCCCGGCTCGGGTCCGGGTGGTGGTGGGCACGCCCCGAGTGGGCCTATCGGCGGCGGCGGTGGTCCCTTTGGCGGCGGCGGTCCCTTTGGGGGAGGCGGTCCTATCGGCGGTGGTCCCCTCGGCGGCGGCGGACACGCGCCGAGCGGGCCGATCGGTGGTGGGCCTTCGGGTGGACCCTTTGGCGGGTCTGGGCCCTTCGGTGGCGGCGGTCCCTTCGGTGGCGGCGGTTCCATGGGTGGTGGCGGCGGCCATGCTCCGAGCGGTCCCTTCGGAGGTGGCGGTGGTGGTCCTATCGGCGGGGGCGGCCCCTTCGGGGGCGGCGGCCACGGCGGCGGGTTCGGGGGTGGCGGCCACGGTGGTGGCGGCTTCGGTGGCGGGGGCGGCGGGTTTGGTGGCGGCGGTCACAGCGGTGGCGGTGGCTTCGGAGGTGGCGGTGGCTTCGGCGGCGGCCACAGCGGTGGCGGCGGGCACCATTAGTCGTTTCGCGCCCGGGCGCGGGTAGGGGAGCACGCGTAAAATCGAGTCGCTAGGGGAATACAGGGTGGGGATTCACGACGTCTCGAGGTGGCCGGAGCCTGCGATGACGCCGTTCCTCAAGTCACTGTCTAGCAAACGACATTGGAGGGGCAGTGGACACCGTACTTGGTGTTTCGATGGCGCCGACGGCCGTCCGGATGGTGCTGGTCGAAGGCGAAAATGGCGACGGCGCTACCGTCGATGAAGACAATTTCGACGTTGCGTCCGACGATGACGCGGCAACGACCAGCGCCGCCGACCAAGTGGTCTCGGCGATCCTGGGAACCCAGGAGGGTGCGGCCCAGGGCGGCTACCAGCTGACGTCGACGGGAGTCACCTGGACAGATCCCGTCGAGGCTGCCGCGCTGCGCGATGCATTGGCCGCGCACAAGGTCGAGAATGTGATGCTGGTCTCGGCGTTCCTCGCCGCGGCGGCCCTAGCGCAAGCGGTCGGCAACGAGACCAACTATGCGCAGACCGCGCTGTTGTTCATCGAACCCGACACCGCGACGCTGGCGATCGTCGACACCGCCGACGGATCGATCGCCGATGTGCATCGCCAGACCCTGCCCGAGGACGACGACGCGGCGGTCGCGCAGCTGGCCACGATGGTCTCGGAGGCTGAGGCGCTGGAGACGCGCCCGGGTGCGGTCTTCGTTGTGGGCTCCGGCGTCGACATCCCACTGATCAAGCCCGCGCTGGAGGCGGCAACGACGCTGCCGCTGGCGATGCCCGAGGAGCCGGACACCGCGCTGGCTCGCGGCGCGGCGCTCGCCTCGGCGCATGCCCCACTGTTCGCGTCATCCACGGCCGCGCAGGCCTACGCCCAGGACCCCGGCACCGGTGCCCTCGACCCGTTCGCGGTGGCGCCCGGATACTTCGATGTCGCGGATTCCGATCAGGACGCGCTGGCATACAGCGCCGTCCCCGACGACTACGCCGAGGCCTATACCGGTACGCACACCGCCGCGACCGAGCTTGCCGACTACCGCGAGCGCAGGTCCTTCGGGTTGGTAGGCAGCGCGGTCGCAGCGATCTTCATCGTCGGGGTGGCGGCGCTGGTCGTTTCACTGGCGATCGCAATCCGGCCGACCGCCGGTGTGAAGCCCGTTCCGGGCCACAACATCGTCGCCCCCGCCCAGGGGGTACCCGTTCCGGCGCCCGCGGCTCCCGCACCGGCTCCGGCCGCTCCCGCGCCCGAGGCCGCCCCGATCCCGGCGCCGGCACCCGTTCCTCAGGCGCCCGCTCCGGTTCCGGTTCCGGAGGCGCCGGCGCCGGCGCCGGTCGCGGTCCCGGCGGCGCCCGCTCCCGTCCCGGTTCCCGAGGCTCCCGCTCCGATTCCGGTTCCGGAGGCTCCGGCTCCCGCGCCGGTCGCGCCCCCCATTCCGATACCGATCCCGATCCCGATCCCACCGATCATTGGTGTGCCCGGCGGGCCGATCGGCCCGGGTCCCGGCGGTGGTGAGTTCCCCGGCAATCAAGGTCCCGGTCGTGGTGGGTTCCCCGGCAACCCGGGCCCCGGCGGCGGCCATGGTGGTGGGGTCCCTGGCGGCGGCGGTTTCCCGGGCGGCGGCCACGGCGGTGGTGGGTTCCCCGGTGGCGGCGGCTTCCCCGGTGGCGGAGGTCACGGTGGCGGTGGGTTCCCCGGTGGCGGCGGCTTCCCGGGCGGCGGCCACGGTGGCGGTGGTTTCGGTGGCGGTCACGGCGGGTTTGGTCACCGGTAGTTCTCCGAGAGCCACCTGTCACCTTCCGTTTGCCTCCCGCTCAGCGACGCGATGCAATTAGCTCATGGCGGCCACCTACACCGGACGTATGCGATGCACCGTCTTCGGCACCGGCTATCTGGGTGCCACGCATGCGGTCGGGATGGCGGAACTGGGGCACGAGGTCATCGGTGTCGACATCGACCCAGGAAAAGTCGCCAAGCTCGCCGCGGGTGACATCCCCTTCTACGAGCCGGGTCTGCGAGAGCTGCTGACCGACAACTTGGCTGCCGGGCGGCTGCGGTTCACCACCGACTACGACTTGGCCGCCGATTTCGCCGACGTGCACTTCCTGGGCGTCGGCACCCCACAAAAGAAGGGTCAATACGGCGCCGACCTCAGCCACGTCCACGCCGTCATCGACAATCTCGTACCGCGGTTGAGCAGGCCGGCCGTGCTGGTCGGCAAGTCGACTGTCCCCGTGGGCACTGCGGCAGAGCTGGCCGTGCGGGCCGCTGCGCTGGCACCTTCGGGAGTCGATGTCGAAATCGCGTGGAATCCAGAGTTCCTGCGTGAGGGGCACGCGGTGCACGACACCTTGGAGCCGGACCGCATTGTGCTTGGTATCCAAGAGGATTCGGTGCGCTCTGAGGAGGTTATCCGCGAGCTGTATGCGCCGCTCCTAGCTGCCGACATACCGTTCCTGGTAACCGATTTGCAGACAGCGGAATTGGTCAAGGTTGCGGCGAACGCCTTTCTCGCGACCAAGATTTCGTTCATCAACGCGATCTCCGAGGTGTGCGAGGCGTCGGGTGCCGACGTCACGCTGCTGGCCGATGCACTCGGGTACGACTCACGGATCGGACGCAAATTCCTCAACGCGGGCTTGGGTTTTGGCGGTGGCTGCCTACCCAAGGACATCCGGGCGTTCATGGCCCGCGCGGGTGAGTTGGGAGCCAACCAGGCACTGACGTTCCTGCGCGAGGTGGACAGCATCAACATGCGCCGGCGCACCAAAATGGTGGAGCTGGCCACCGCCGCGTGCGGCGGTTCGCTGCTTGGCGCCAACATCGCCGTGCTCGGTGCGGCGTTCAAGCCCGAGTCCGACGATGTCCGTGACTCGCCGGCGCTCAACGTCGCGGGCCAGCTGCAGCTCAACGGGGCCGCCGTCAACGTCTACGACCCAAAAGCCTTGGAAAACGCGCGGCGCCTGTTCCCGACGCTGAACTACGCGGTCTCGGTCGCGGAGGCATGCGAGGGCGCCGACGCGGTGTTGGTGCTGACCGAGTGGCCGGAGTTCACCAGCCTTGACCCCGACGACCTCGCCGACCGGGTGCGGGCTCGCGTCGTCGTCGACGGTCGCAACTGCCTGGACGCCGAACGCTGGAAACAGGCGGGGTGGCGGGTGTACCGGCTCGGAGCGCGGCGCCCCTAGGTCGCACTTCTGCCGAGTAGCCTGATTCCGTGGATTACGCGGCTGCCTTTCTCGACGAAAACCGCGCTTTTTCGGAGCTTTTCCGCGATGTCGACGAGTCACACCCGGTGCCCACCTGCCCGGGCTGGAACCTCAAGCAGCTGTTCCGCCACGTCGGGCGCGGCGATCGCTGGGCGGCGCAAATCGTGCGGGACCGACTCGACCAGCCGCTCGACATCTACAGCGTCGAGGGCGGCAAGCCGCCGCCAGACCCGGCCGACGCGATCTCCTGGTTGCACGGCGGAGCGCAACGTCTTGTCGAAGCCGTCGAGCTCTCGGGTGTGCAGACGCCGGTGTGGACCTTTCTCGGGGAGCGTCCTGCGAACTGGTGGATCCGGCGTCGCCTGCACGAAACGTCGGTGCATCGGGCCGACGCGGCCATCGCGCTCGGGCGCGAATTCAGCCTCCGACCCGATATCGCCGCGGACGGGATCTCCGAGTTCCTCGAGCGGATCGAGATCCGGGCCGGCAGCAACGGAATTCCGCTGCCGCTCGCGGACGGCGACACCCTGCACCTGCACGCGACCGACCCCGGGCTGGGACAAGCCGGCGAATGGACGATCGGCGTCTCCGGCACCGGCATCACCTGGTCACACGAGCACGGCAAGGGCAGCGTGGCGCTACGGGGCGGTGCCACCGAGCTGTTGCTGGCGATCGCGCGCCGAACTGCGCTCGCCGACACGAGTATCGAGTTGTTCGGCGACGACGCCGTGTGGCAAAGCTGGCTGGAGCGCACGCCTCTCTAGCAACGTCGGGGAAACGACGTGCTGGAAAGTGCCACACGGTAATTTGCAGACCATGACCACATCGGAGATCGCCACCGTACTGGCTTGGCACGACGCGCTCAACACCGCTGATACCGAGACCCTGGCGGCCTTATCGAGCGACGACATCGAGATTGGCAACGCGCACGGAGCCGCCCAGGGCCACGAAGCGCTGCGCAACTGGGCCACCTCCCGCTCGGCGGCCACAGAGCTCGGCCAGCTGTATGTGCACGACGGCGTCGTGGTCGCCGAGCAGCAAGGAGCCGGCGCGTTGGCATTCCGGGTGGTCCACGACCATGTCACCTCGGTATTCCGCCATGAGGACCTGGCGTCGGCGCTGGCGGCCACCGAACTCACCGAAGCCGACCTCGTTACCTAGGCATAGGAGCCACACATGCGCGGAATCATCTTGGCCGGTGGTTCGGGCACCCGGCTGCACCCGATCACGATGGGCATCAGCAAGCAGTTGCTGCCGGTCTACGACAAACCGATGATCTACTACCCACTCTCTACCTTGATGATGGCCGGAATCCGCGACATCTTGGTGATCA
The DNA window shown above is from Mycobacterium sp. Aquia_216 and carries:
- the dcd gene encoding dCTP deaminase; its protein translation is MLLSDRDLRAEISAGRLGIDPFDDTLVQPSSVDVRLDSMFRVFNNTRYTHIDPAKQQDELTSLVEPAEGEPFVLHPGEFVLGSTLEQVALADDLAGRLEGKSSLGRLGLLTHSTAGFIDPGFTGHITLELSNVANLPITLWPGMKIGQLCILRLTSPAEHPYGSSRVGSKYQGQRGPTPSRSYENFIRST
- a CDS encoding DUF7159 family protein; translation: MVVVEGENADGALVDEDEFHVAATDDTEPTAVPDRVISAILGTREGAADAGLELSSIGVTWTDQLHAAVLRDALAAYKLENVMLVSAFLAAAALGQSVGGAMGYETTAVLFVEPDTATLAVVETADGAITDVYREQLDPESDEEATAQLTGMISGLEELDLPPGGVFVVGSDVNIAAIKPALESATALTVSVPEEPETALAHGAALASANAPLFASSTAALAYAQDPGTGAVHPSASPEYLGVTYLSGTELDELAYSLMPDDDADAPTVVISPSDLDDPDDGEPRRRPMLLLGSGMAVVAISAVVALEIALAIGIRTTDIALHPTPNQSLIVPAQPAPAAPPVQASAPRPEVSAPRPMAAPQPLKPPMAAALPAAPPPLPAAPAPAAPVPVVLPPVVPAPVHLPAPNWLMGPPVIQAPPRLMPPLPVEQQPLPVRGQWPGWGTDPQSPPHQTPPESGLPGSGPGGPGGGHFPPPGSGSGGANGGGPGHLPGSGPGGGGHAPSGPIGGGGGPFGGGGPFGGGGPIGGGPLGGGGHAPSGPIGGGPSGGPFGGSGPFGGGGPFGGGGSMGGGGGHAPSGPFGGGGGGPIGGGGPFGGGGHGGGFGGGGHGGGGFGGGGGGFGGGGHSGGGGFGGGGGFGGGHSGGGGHH
- a CDS encoding DUF7159 family protein — encoded protein: MDTVLGVSMAPTAVRMVLVEGENGDGATVDEDNFDVASDDDAATTSAADQVVSAILGTQEGAAQGGYQLTSTGVTWTDPVEAAALRDALAAHKVENVMLVSAFLAAAALAQAVGNETNYAQTALLFIEPDTATLAIVDTADGSIADVHRQTLPEDDDAAVAQLATMVSEAEALETRPGAVFVVGSGVDIPLIKPALEAATTLPLAMPEEPDTALARGAALASAHAPLFASSTAAQAYAQDPGTGALDPFAVAPGYFDVADSDQDALAYSAVPDDYAEAYTGTHTAATELADYRERRSFGLVGSAVAAIFIVGVAALVVSLAIAIRPTAGVKPVPGHNIVAPAQGVPVPAPAAPAPAPAAPAPEAAPIPAPAPVPQAPAPVPVPEAPAPAPVAVPAAPAPVPVPEAPAPIPVPEAPAPAPVAPPIPIPIPIPIPPIIGVPGGPIGPGPGGGEFPGNQGPGRGGFPGNPGPGGGHGGGVPGGGGFPGGGHGGGGFPGGGGFPGGGGHGGGGFPGGGGFPGGGHGGGGFGGGHGGFGHR
- a CDS encoding UDP-glucose dehydrogenase family protein; protein product: MRCTVFGTGYLGATHAVGMAELGHEVIGVDIDPGKVAKLAAGDIPFYEPGLRELLTDNLAAGRLRFTTDYDLAADFADVHFLGVGTPQKKGQYGADLSHVHAVIDNLVPRLSRPAVLVGKSTVPVGTAAELAVRAAALAPSGVDVEIAWNPEFLREGHAVHDTLEPDRIVLGIQEDSVRSEEVIRELYAPLLAADIPFLVTDLQTAELVKVAANAFLATKISFINAISEVCEASGADVTLLADALGYDSRIGRKFLNAGLGFGGGCLPKDIRAFMARAGELGANQALTFLREVDSINMRRRTKMVELATAACGGSLLGANIAVLGAAFKPESDDVRDSPALNVAGQLQLNGAAVNVYDPKALENARRLFPTLNYAVSVAEACEGADAVLVLTEWPEFTSLDPDDLADRVRARVVVDGRNCLDAERWKQAGWRVYRLGARRP
- a CDS encoding maleylpyruvate isomerase family mycothiol-dependent enzyme; translation: MDYAAAFLDENRAFSELFRDVDESHPVPTCPGWNLKQLFRHVGRGDRWAAQIVRDRLDQPLDIYSVEGGKPPPDPADAISWLHGGAQRLVEAVELSGVQTPVWTFLGERPANWWIRRRLHETSVHRADAAIALGREFSLRPDIAADGISEFLERIEIRAGSNGIPLPLADGDTLHLHATDPGLGQAGEWTIGVSGTGITWSHEHGKGSVALRGGATELLLAIARRTALADTSIELFGDDAVWQSWLERTPL
- a CDS encoding nuclear transport factor 2 family protein; this encodes MTTSEIATVLAWHDALNTADTETLAALSSDDIEIGNAHGAAQGHEALRNWATSRSAATELGQLYVHDGVVVAEQQGAGALAFRVVHDHVTSVFRHEDLASALAATELTEADLVT